The genomic interval AGGCAGTGGGACCCAACAGGCTGCCCCTGGAGATGCCCTGGAGGTGAGGGCTAGAGGTTTGTGTGTATGCTGGGCAGGAAACAGACGGCTCTCAGGGGGCTAGGGGTTAGCGGAATGGGGGCCCACTGCTGAGACTGAGAGTAACCAACTGCTTCCTCTCCAGGTCTATGACGTACCCCCCAGTGCCCTCCGAGTTCCCTCCAACGGCCCCTATGACTCCCCGGCCTCCTTCTCCCGCCCTCTGGCCTGGGTTGTCCCCCAGTCCCCTGGAGAAGATGAAGCTCCCTATGACGTGCCTCTGGCCCCAAAGCCACAGTCAGACCTGGAGCCAGATCTGGACTGGGAGGGGGGCCGGGAGCCAGGGCCCCCCCTCTACGCTGCCCCCTCCAACCTGAAACGAGCATCCGCCCTGCTCAATCTGTACGAAGCACCGGAGGAACTGCTGGCAGACGGGGAAAGCGGGGGCACTGACGAGGGCATCTACGACGTCCCCCTGCTGGGGCCGGAGACACCCCCTTCTCCAGAGCCCCTGGCAGCCTCGGCTTCCAATGACCTGGACGCCCTGGCCCTGCGTCTGGCCAGAAGCCCCCCACCCGCACACAGGCCCCGCTTGCCCTCAGCTGAGAGCCTGTCCCGCCGCCCTCTGCCGGCCCTGCCTGTCCCAGaggcccccagcccttccccggCTCCCTCACCTGCTCCAGGCCGGAAGGGCAGCATCCAGGACcggcctctgcccccacccccaccccgcctgccGGGCTACGGGGGCCCCAAGGTCGAGGGGGATCCAGAGATCGGAGAGGTGGAGGACCATCAAGAAGGACACCACAATGAGTATGAGGGCATCCCGATGGCCGAGGAGTATGACTACGTCCACCTGAAGGTGAGCTCGCCTCCAGCCAGCCCCACCAGAAATGGCTCCAGGAGAgccagggatggggagaggagcAAGGAGGCCTGAGGCCCCAGATGCAGACcctggcttcctccctccccttcctcccctccactgGCCCTGTACCCTATGGCCTGGGCCCCAGTACTCGGCCACATCACTTGTATTGGTGCCACATTCCTCCCCCTAAACCCAGCCTGGGGTCCCTGAGACCTCTGACCTGCCACCAGAGCTCTCCCGGACCTAGAGTCAAGGGGTTGCAGTCTGATGGCAGGAGAGACCTTCGGGAGGacgtgggagtggggaggagctGGAAGACCATGGAGGCTAGACCTCAGcctactcccccacccctgcactgAGACCCTCATCCCCTCCTGCAGGGCATGGATAAAGCtcagggagccaggccccaggatAAGGCCTCCCCAGGGGATCCTGAACTGCTGGAGAGGGGGCCACCAGAGCAGCAGGTAACCCCATGCGGGTGGCGCTAGAGAaggggcactgggggaggggcatggataaagctcagggagccaggccccaggatAAGGCCTCCCCAGGGGATCCTGAACTGCTGGAGAGGGGGCCACCAGAGCAGCAGGTAACCCCATGCGGGTGGCGCTAGAGAaggggcactgggggaggggcatggataaagctcagggagccaggccccaggatAAGGCCTCCCCAGGGGATCCTGAACTGCTGGAGAGGGGGCCACCAGAGCAGCAGGTAACCCCATGCGGGTGGCGCTAGAGAaggggcactgggggaggggcatggataaagctcagggagccaggccccaggatAAGGCCTCCCCAGGGGATCCTGAACTGCTGGAGAGGGGGCCACCAGAGCAGCAGGTAACCCCATGCGGGTGGCGCTAGAGAaggggcactgggggaggggcatggataaagctcagggagccaggccccaggatAAGGCCTCCCCAGGGGATCCTGAACTGCTGGAGAGGGGGCCACCAGAGCAGCAGGTAACCCCATGCGGGTGGCGCTAGAGAaggggcactgggggaggggcatggataaagctcagggagccaggccccaggatAAGGCCTCCCCAGGGGATCCTGAACTGCTGGAGAGGGGGCCACCAGAGCAGCAGGTAACCCCATGCGGGTGGCGCTAGAGAaggggcactgggggaggggcatggataaagctcagggagccaggccccaggatAAGGCCTCCCCAGGGGATCCTGAACTGCTGGAGAGGGGGCCACCAGAGCAGCAGGTAACCCCATGCGGGTGGCGCTAGAGAaggggcactgggggaggggcatggataaagctcagggagccaggccccaggatAAGGCCTCCCCAGGGGATCCTGAACTGCTGGAGAGGGGGCCACCAGAGCAGCAGGTAACCCCATGCGGGTGGCGCTAGAGAaggggcactgggggaggggcatggataaagctcagggagccaggccccaggatAAGGCCTCCCCAGGGGATCCTGAACTGCTGGAGAGGGGGCCACCAGAGCAGCAGGTAACCCCATGCGGGTGGCGCTAGAGAaggggcactgggggaggggcatggataaagctcagggagccaggccccaggatAAGGCCTCCCCAGGGGATCCTGAACTGCTGGAGAGGGGGCCACCAGAGCAGCAGGTAACCCCATGCGGGTGGCGCTAGAGAaggggcactgggggaggggcatggataaagctcagggagccaggccccaggatAAGGCCTCCCCAGGGGATCCTGAACTGCTGGAGAGGGGGCCACCAGAGCAGCAGGTAACCCCATGCGGGTGGCGCTAGAGAaggggcactgggggaggggcatggataaagctcagggagccaggccccaggatAAGGCCTCCCCAGGGGATCCTGAACTGCTGGAGAGGGGGCCACCAGAGCAGCAGGTAACCCCATGCGGGTGGCGCTAGAGAaggggcactgggggaggggcatggataaagctcagggagccaggccccaggatAAGGCCTCCCCAGGGGATCCTGAACTGCTGGAGAGGGGGCCACCAGAGCAGCAGGTAACCCCATGCGGGTGGCGCTAGAGAaggggcactgggggaggggcatggataaagctcagggagccaggccccaggatAAGGCCTCCCCAGGGGATCCTGAACTGCTGGAGAGGGGGCCACCAGAGCAGCAGGTAACCCCATGCGGGTGGCGCTAGAGAaggggcactgggggaggggcatggataaagctcagggagccaggccccaggatAAGGCCTCCCCAGGGGATCCTGAACTGCTGGAGAGGGGGCCACCAGAGCAGCAGGTAACCCCATGCGGGTGGCGCTAGAGAaggggcactgggggaggggcatggataaagctcagggagccaggccccaggatAAGGCCTCCCCAGGGGATCCTGAACTGCTGGAGAGGGGGCCACCAGAGCAGCAGGTAACCCCATGCGGGTGGCGCTAGAGAaggggcactgggggaggggcatggataaagctcagggagccaggccccaggatAAGGCCTCCCCAGGGGATCCTGAACTGCTGGAGAGGGGGCCACCAGAGCAGCAGGTAACCCCATGCGGGTGGCGCTAGAGAaggggcactgggggaggggcatggataaagctcagggagccaggccccaggatAAGGCCTCCCCAGGGGATCCTGAACTGCTGGAGAGGGGGCCACCAGAGCAGCAGGTAACCCCATGCGGGTGGCGCTAGAGAaggggcactgggggaggggcatggataaagctcagggagccaggccccaggatAAGGCCTCCCCAGGGGATCCTGAACTGCTGGAGAGGGGGCCACCAGAGCAGCAGGTAACCCCATGCGGGTGGCGCTAGAGAaggggcactgggggaggggcatggataaagctcagggagccaggccccaggatAAGGCCTCCCCAGGGGATCCTGAACTGCTGGAGAGGGGGCCACCAGAGCAGCAGGTAACCCCATGCGGGTGGCGCTAGAGAaggggcactgggggaggggcatggataaagctcagggagccaggccccaggatAAGGCCTCCCCAGGGGATCCTGAACTGCTGGAGAGGGGGCCACCAGAGCAGCAGGTAACCCCATGCGGGTGGCGCTAGAGAaggggcactgggggaggggcatggataaagctcagggagccaggccccaggatAAGGCCTCCCCAGGGGATCCTGAACTGCTGGAGAGGGGGCCACCAGAGCAGCAGGTAACCCCATGCGGGTGGCGCTAGAGAaggggcactgggggaggggcatggataaagctcagggagccaggccccaggatAAGGCCTCCCCAGGGGATCCTGAACTGCTGGAGAGGGGGCCACCAGAGCAGCAGGTAACCCCATGCGGGTGGCGCTAGAGAaggggcactgggggaggggcatggataaagctcagggagccaggccccaggatAAGGCCTCCCCAGGGGATCCTGAACTGCTGGAGAGGGGGCCACCAGAGCAGCAGGTAACCCCATGCGGGTGGCGCTAGAGAaggggcactgggggaggggcatggataaagctcagggagccaggccccaggatAAGGCCTCCCCAGGGGATCCTGAACTGCTGGAGAGGGGGCCACCAGAGCAGCAGGTAACCCCATGCGGGTGGCGCTAGAGAaggggcactgggggaggggcatggataaagctcagggagccaggccccaggatAAGGCCTCCCCAGGGGATCCTGAACTGCTGGAGAGGGGGCCACCAGAGCAGCAGGTAACCCCATGCGGGTGGCGCTAGAGAaggggcactgggggaggggcatggataaagctcagggagccaggccccaggatAAGGCCTCCCCAGGGGATCCTGAACTGCTGGAGAGGGGGCCACCAGAGCAGCAGGTAACCCCATGCGGGTGGCGCTAGAGAaggggcactgggggaggggcatggataaagctcagggagccaggccccaggatAAGGCCTCCCCAGGGGATCCTGAACTGCTGGAGAGGGGGCCACCAGAGCAGCAGGTAACCCCATGCGGGTGGCGCTAGAGAaggggcactgggggaggggcatggataaagctcagggagccaggccccaggatAAGGCCTCCCCAGGGGATCCTGAACTGCTGGAGAGGGGGCCACCAGAGCAGCAGGTAACCCCATGCGGGTGGCGCTAGAGAaggggcactgggggaggggcatggataaagctcagggagccaggccccaggatAAGGCCTCCCCAGGGGATCCTGAACTGCTGGAGAGGGGGCCACCAGAGCAGCAGGTAACCCCATGCGGGTGGCGCTAGAGAaggggcactgggggaggggcatggataaagctcagggagccaggccccaggatAAGGCCTCCCCAGGGGATCCTGAACTGCTGGAGAGGGGGCCACCAGAGCAGCAGGTAACCCCATGCGGGTGGCGCTAGAGAaggggcactgggggaggggcatggataaagctcagggagccaggccccaggatAAGGCCTCCCCAGGGGATCCTGAACTGCTGGAGAGGGGGCCACCAGAGCAGCAGGTAACCCCATGCGGGTGGCGCTAGAGAaggggcactgggggaggggcatggataaatttttttttttttaattgaagtatagctgatttacaatgttgtgttactgctgtatggcaaagtgattcagttatacatatatatgtacattcttttttatattcttttccactatggtttatcataggatattgaatatagttctctgtgctataccataggaccttgttgtttatcccttctatatataatagcttacatctgctaaccccaacctcccactccatccctccctcagtcccttcccccttggcaaccaccagtatgttctctatgtccatgattctgtttctgtttcatagataggttcatttgtgccatactttagattccacatataagtgatatcatatggtgtttgtctttctctttctgactgacttcacttagtatgataatctctagttgcatccatgttggtgcaaatggcattatttcattcttttttatgggtgagtaatattccattgtatatatatatgtatcacatcttctttatccattcatctgtcaacggacatttacgttgtttccatgtcttggctgtcatgaatagtgctgctgtgaacttaGGGGTGCGtgtttctttctgaattatagttttgttcgGATATATGTCATGGGCCCTCTTGACTTAACTACTGTTACtaatataagaagaaaaaattggattcttttttttgggggggtgcactgcatggcttgtgggatctcagttccgtgactagggattgaacctgggccacggcagtgaaagcctggaatcctaaccactaggccaccgggGAACTCCCAAAAAGTAGATCCTTATGCTTGTGGTTGTGAAGAGGCAGCAGAGGAGTGAGTGAGAGGCTCTGGAATCCCACAGCCTGGAGTTCAAATCATGATGCACCAGCTGTATGTCGTTGGGCAAAGTACCAACCTCTCTGTTCCAAATTCCTTTccaaatggggataatgatggcTTCTCCCTCattaggttgttgtgaggattaaatgagatgagatGATTAGTGCAAACACTCTCTCAGTGTCTGGCTATATAATTTGCACTTGATGTCTGTGGCTTACCTGAGCCTGTAGCTCTCAAAGGAAAAAGCTTAGATGTCTCCACCAGACAGGACTGGAAACAGGCTGATAAATGTTTGCTCTTGGTTGGTCCACCAGCCCccctgcatacacacacacacacacacacacacacacacacacaaacacacacaagcgTATACACTTTTCTCCATGATAACCTCAGCCTCTGCTGGTAGAACCTTACTTGCTCAGACTGAGAACAAAACAATTgctttggtttctgttttcttccttattatGCTGAGGCTCTGTCTGGGCTGGGCTTCTCTCACTCTTTCTCAGAATGCGGGGTCTCTGCAGCTGCTTAATCTAACCTGCTTATGGGGGATGCTGACTGGGAAACAGGGAAGGTAAAGGAGATTCTATGGGAGACCTTTTCAGGACTTCCTCATGTAATTCATTCAACATATGTTCATGGAGGACTGATTCCAGGTTAGGCCTATTGCAGAGGCTAGGAATATAGAAATCCCTTTTCTCACAGGGCTGACAGTACAAGGgaagaaattgattttttaaagtaaatagagAGTATAAAGTACTGTGAAGGAAGCAATgggcagagacagacacagaatggggtggggagaagagtgAGAAGAGGACATTTAAGAAGAACTGAAGGATGAAAAAGGGCCAGTCAGATGAATAGTCAGGGGACAGGTAAAGGAAccgcaaaggccctgaggtgggaaagagCTTGTCTAGATCAAGGAATAGAGAGGGAGAATGCAAGGGATGAAGCTGGAGACAGGCAGGGCCCAGTCAGGAAGAGCTGGGTCAGGAGGTCAGATTTTTAGCTTGAGGGAAGTGGGGAGCTCTATGTTTTGAGCAGGGGGTGACATGACCTGATATGTGTGTGAAGACCCCTCTCCCTACTCCCACCTCTCCCAGCAGGCCCAGCTGGCCCGGGCACTGTACGATAACACCGCCGAGTCCCCCCAGGAGCTGTCCTTCCGCCGAGGGGACGTCCTACGTGTACTGCAGAGGGAAGGCGCTGGCGGGCTGCACGGCTGGTGCCTCTGCTCCCTGCGTGGCCAGCGGGGCATTGTGCCTGCCAACAGAGTGAAGCTCCTTCCCCCCGGCCCGGCACCCGAGCCTGGCCTCTCCCAGCCGCCGCCAGCCCAGCCTGGCTCACCACACCCAGCCCCAGAGCACGGCAATGAGGACCAGGAGGTGAGAGCTGGAGCCCCCCAAAACCCCAAGCCAGGACGTTGCCCTCCGCCGGTGCCTGCACCTGGAGCAGGGAGAGCCCTGAGATGGCAGCTCTGCACCAACTCTGCTGTACTAATCCTGTTGGCCAACACTTCTGGGCTCTTTCCCCACTGGTACAGGGAGGGGGTTGGAAGATGTCTAAGCTCCTCCCGGCACACGTTATCTGATCCCCTGGTCCCCACACCACCTGACCCACCCGCCTGTGTTGATCCCCCAGGTGTATGTGGTGCCACCCCCAGCTCGGCCCTGTCCTACCTCGGGACCTCTGGCTGGACCCTGTCCGCCCTCCCCTGATCCCATCTACAAGGTCCCCAGAGGCAGTGGGACCCAACAGGCTGCCCCTGGAGATGCCCTGGAGGTGAGGGCTAGAGGTTTGTGTGTATGCTGGGCAGGAAACAGACGGCTCTCAGGGGGCTAGGGGTTAGCGGAATGGGGGCCCACTGCTGAGACTGAGAGTAACCAACTGCTTCCTCTCCAGGTCTATGACGTACCCCCCAGTGCCCTCCGAGTTCCCTCCAACGGCCCCTATGACTCCCCGGCCTCCTTCTCCCGCCCTCTGGCCTGGGTTGTCCCCCAGTCCCCTGGAGAAGATGAAGCTCCCTATGACGTGCCTCTGGCCCCAAAGCCACAGTCAGACCTGGAGCCAGATCTGGACTGGGAGGGGGGCCGGGAGCCAGGGCCCCCCCTCTACGCTGCCCCCTCCAACCTGAAACGAGCATCCGCCCTGCTCAATCTGTACGAAGCACCGGAGGAACTGCTGGCAGACGGGGAAAGCGGGGGCACTGACGAGGGCATCTACGACGTCCCCCTGCTGGGGCCGGAGACACCCCCTTCTCCAGAGCCCCTGGCAGCCTCGGCTTCCAATGACCTGGACGCCCTGGCCCTGCGTCTGGCCAGAAGCCCCCCACCCGCACACAGGCCCCGCTTGCCCTCAGCTGAGAGCCTGTCCCGCCGCCCTCTGCCGGCCCTGCCTGTCCCAGaggcccccagcccttccccggCTCCCTCACCTGCTCCAGGCCGGAAGGGCAGCATCCAGGACcggcctctgcccccacccccaccccgcctgccGGGCTACGGGGGCCCCAAGGTCGAGGGGGATCCAGAGATCGGAGAGGTGGAGGACCATCAAGAAGGACACCACAATGAGTATGAGGGCATCCCGATGGCCGAGGAGTATGACTACGTCCACCTGAAGGTGAGCTCGCCTCCAGCCAGCCCCACCAGAAATGGCTCCAGGAGAgccagggatggggagaggagcAAGGAGGCCTGAGGCCCCAGATGCAGACcctggcttcctccctccccttcctcccctccactgGCCCTGTACCCTATGGCCTGGGCCCCAGTACTCGGCCACATCACTTGTATTGGTGCCACATTCCTCCCCCTAAACCCAGCCTGGGGTCCCTGAGACCTCTGACCTGCCACCAGAGCTCTCCCGGACCTAGAGTCAAGGGGTTGCAGTCTGATGGCAGGAGAGACCTTCGGGAGGacgtgggagtggggaggagctGGAAGACCATGGAGGCTAGACCTCAGcctactcccccacccctgcactgAGACCCTCATCCCCTCCTGCAGGGCATGGATAAAGCtcagggagccaggccccaggatAAGGCCTCCCCAGGGGATCCTGAACTGCTGGAGAGGGGGCCACCAGAGCAGCAGGTAACCCCATGCGGGTGGCGCTAGAGAAGGGGcactgggggaggaggagcaggaactTGGACGAAGGGCTATTCTTAACTCTAGCGTCAAGGGAAATCGATTAAGGACGGGGGGTAAGAGTTCAGTGAAACAGGACAGTTGGAGTAGAGAGGAGTTAGAATTCAGGAAGGAGCTGGAACTTAGAAAAGGATATCAGGGATtcggaaagagaggaaagaatgtgTTGGAGAAGAGTCAGAAAACCGAGCAGTCGGGAGCAGAAGAGTTGCTGGGCCGGGTGACTTCTGAGGCCCCTTCCAACTGTGAATTCCTGGGTTCCTAAGAGACCCGGCTCctaatcccagctccaccactaaGAAGCCAGGGGCTCTGAAGCCGCCagttaatctctctgggcctcgggaAAGTGAGGTGGTC from Physeter macrocephalus isolate SW-GA chromosome 11, ASM283717v5, whole genome shotgun sequence carries:
- the EFS gene encoding embryonal Fyn-associated substrate, translated to MAIATSAQLARALYDNTAESPQELSFRRGDVLRVLQREGAGGLHGWCLCSLRGQRGIVPANRVKLLPPGPAPEPGLSQPPPAQPGSPHPAPEHGNEDQEVYVVPPPARPCPTSGPLAGPCPPSPDPIYKVPRGSGTQQAAPGDALEVYDVPPSALRVPSNGPYDSPASFSRPLAWVVPQSPGEDEAPYDVPLAPKPQSDLEPDLDWEGGREPGPPLYAAPSNLKRASALLNLYEAPEELLADGESGGTDEGIYDVPLLGPETPPSPEPLAASASNDLDALALRLARSPPPAHRPRLPSAESLSRRPLPALPVPEAPSPSPAPSPAPGRKGSIQDRPLPPPPPRLPGYGGPKVEGDPEIGEVEDHQEGHHNEYEGIPMAEEYDYVHLKGMDKAQGARPQDKASPGDPELLERGPPEQQAQLARALYDNTAESPQELSFRRGDVLRVLQREGAGGLHGWCLCSLRGQRGIVPANRVKLLPPGPAPEPGLSQPPPAQPGSPHPAPEHGNEDQEVYVVPPPARPCPTSGPLAGPCPPSPDPIYKVPRGSGTQQAAPGDALEVYDVPPSALRVPSNGPYDSPASFSRPLAWVVPQSPGEDEAPYDVPLAPKPQSDLEPDLDWEGGREPGPPLYAAPSNLKRASALLNLYEAPEELLADGESGGTDEGIYDVPLLGPETPPSPEPLAASASNDLDALALRLARSPPPAHRPEGQHPGPASAPTPTPPAGLRGPQGRGGSRDRRGGGPSRRTPQ